The Amblyomma americanum isolate KBUSLIRL-KWMA chromosome 6, ASM5285725v1, whole genome shotgun sequence genome has a window encoding:
- the DPCoAC gene encoding dephosphocoenzyme A carrier isoform X2, translating into MAEGENAITNRDKVVTSFIAGAIAGSLAKTTIAPLDRTKINFQIHNEQFSFPKAVKFLVTSYKEHGLLSWWRGNTATMARVVPFASCQYAAHEHWKIILKVDTNERRKEHYFRTFLAGSLAGCTASALTYPLDVARARMAVSKPDRYRNIIEVFREIWRKEGPRHLYRGFAPTMLGVIPYAGASFFTYETLKRLRAEQTGSTELHPIERLVFGAVGGLFGQSSSYPLDIVRRRMQTAPLTGQNYTSILGTLIMVYKNEGLIGGLYKGLSMNWIKGPIAVGISFMTFDISSQAMQKALASRFWTRWRTA; encoded by the exons ATGGCTGAGGGAGAAAATGCG ATAACAAATCGAGATAAAGTTGTCACTTCATTCATTGCTGGGGCAATAGCTGGGTCCCTTGCAAAAACGACTATCGCACCCCTTGACCGTACAAAAATTAACTTTCAAA TACACAATGAGCAGTTCTCATTTCCTAAGGCAGTTAAGTTCTTGGTGACATCGTACAAGGAGCATGGCTTGCTCAGTTGGTGGAGGGGCAACACAGCCACCATGGCAAGGGTTGTGCCCTTTGCCTCTTGCCAGTACGCTGCCCACGAACACTGGAAAATCATCCTCAAAGTGGACACAAATGAGAGAAG GAAGGAGCACTACTTCAGAACGTTCCTTGCCGGCTCTTTGGCGGGTTGCACAGCATCAGCTCTGACCTACCCCTTGGACGTTGCACGTGCAAGGATGGCTGTTTCCAAGCCAGATAG GTATAGGAACATAATTGAAGTGTTTCGGGAGATCTGGAGAAAGGAAGGTCCCAGGCACTTGTACCGAGGGTTCGCACCCACCATGCTTGGAGTCATCCCTTACGCTGGTGCCAGTTTTTTCACATACGAGACTCTGAAGAGGCTAAGAGCAG AACAGACTGGGTCGACAGAGCTTCACCCGATCGAGCGTTTGGTGTTTGGTGCGGTAGGCGGACTGTTCGGTCAGTCGAGCTCCTATCCGCTGGACATTGTGAGGCGGCGAATGCAAACGGCACCGCTCACAGGCCAAAACTACACGAGCATCCTAGGAACACTCATCATGGTCTACAAGAACGAAGGGCTCATTGGAGGCCTTTACAAGGGGCTCAGTATGAACTGGATCAAGGGACCCATCGCTGTCGGCATCAGCTTCATGACCTTTGACATCAGCTCGCAAGCCATGCAAAAGGCATTGGCATCTCGATTTTGGACTCGATGGCGCACTGCTTGA
- the DPCoAC gene encoding dephosphocoenzyme A carrier isoform X1 yields MQIKLLPSPSSTGYDESSNINEPAPDAFSHWDDEPQYEITNRDKVVTSFIAGAIAGSLAKTTIAPLDRTKINFQIHNEQFSFPKAVKFLVTSYKEHGLLSWWRGNTATMARVVPFASCQYAAHEHWKIILKVDTNERRKEHYFRTFLAGSLAGCTASALTYPLDVARARMAVSKPDRYRNIIEVFREIWRKEGPRHLYRGFAPTMLGVIPYAGASFFTYETLKRLRAEQTGSTELHPIERLVFGAVGGLFGQSSSYPLDIVRRRMQTAPLTGQNYTSILGTLIMVYKNEGLIGGLYKGLSMNWIKGPIAVGISFMTFDISSQAMQKALASRFWTRWRTA; encoded by the exons ATGCAAATAAAACTTTTGCCATCGCCGAGCTCTACAGGATATGATGAAAGTTCAAACATCAACGAGCCAGCTCCAGACGCATTCAGCCACTGGGATGACGAACCGCAGTATGAG ATAACAAATCGAGATAAAGTTGTCACTTCATTCATTGCTGGGGCAATAGCTGGGTCCCTTGCAAAAACGACTATCGCACCCCTTGACCGTACAAAAATTAACTTTCAAA TACACAATGAGCAGTTCTCATTTCCTAAGGCAGTTAAGTTCTTGGTGACATCGTACAAGGAGCATGGCTTGCTCAGTTGGTGGAGGGGCAACACAGCCACCATGGCAAGGGTTGTGCCCTTTGCCTCTTGCCAGTACGCTGCCCACGAACACTGGAAAATCATCCTCAAAGTGGACACAAATGAGAGAAG GAAGGAGCACTACTTCAGAACGTTCCTTGCCGGCTCTTTGGCGGGTTGCACAGCATCAGCTCTGACCTACCCCTTGGACGTTGCACGTGCAAGGATGGCTGTTTCCAAGCCAGATAG GTATAGGAACATAATTGAAGTGTTTCGGGAGATCTGGAGAAAGGAAGGTCCCAGGCACTTGTACCGAGGGTTCGCACCCACCATGCTTGGAGTCATCCCTTACGCTGGTGCCAGTTTTTTCACATACGAGACTCTGAAGAGGCTAAGAGCAG AACAGACTGGGTCGACAGAGCTTCACCCGATCGAGCGTTTGGTGTTTGGTGCGGTAGGCGGACTGTTCGGTCAGTCGAGCTCCTATCCGCTGGACATTGTGAGGCGGCGAATGCAAACGGCACCGCTCACAGGCCAAAACTACACGAGCATCCTAGGAACACTCATCATGGTCTACAAGAACGAAGGGCTCATTGGAGGCCTTTACAAGGGGCTCAGTATGAACTGGATCAAGGGACCCATCGCTGTCGGCATCAGCTTCATGACCTTTGACATCAGCTCGCAAGCCATGCAAAAGGCATTGGCATCTCGATTTTGGACTCGATGGCGCACTGCTTGA